One Bos taurus isolate L1 Dominette 01449 registration number 42190680 breed Hereford chromosome 3, ARS-UCD2.0, whole genome shotgun sequence DNA window includes the following coding sequences:
- the CREB3L4 gene encoding cyclic AMP-responsive element-binding protein 3-like protein 4 isoform X2 has protein sequence MDLDNPRLRDIPKSTRCLVIYSRPRFGVTWQVKPNLCPHSRNFPSPHPLPYCKSSGSYPPSHAAEPNPCQTNKGPGCTGLFPPLSNSQFPPVTAEPASRRRTMDFKTPDLLDMCLEPPEDVFSTGSFLELGLQGLPSEVPVTRLQEQRLQGWECSVGHGYGLQESEPEDFLKLFIDPNQVYCSEASPGSDSGISEDPGHPDSPPAPKPPSSPALYEVVYEAGTLERMQGEAGPAVGLISIQLDQWSTPFTVPDACVVSELPPDAHILPTAATVNSAPPAALLPCQTLFLTEEEKRLLGQEGVSLPSHLPLTKAEERVLKKVRRKIRNKQSAQDSRRRKKEYIDGLESRVAACAAQNQELQRKVQELERHNISLVTQLRQLQMLIVQTSNKAAQTSTCVLILLFSLALIILPSFSPFQGLPEAGPEDYQPHGVISRNILTHRDMTENPENAVEESRLEGPPGAKGANSSTRTPLEKVGGMAGPSRHIRTVLHADEM, from the exons ATGGATTTGGACAACCCACGATTACGCGACATTCCAAAGTCAACGCGCTGTCTGGTTATTTACTCCCGGCCTAGATTCGGAGTCACGTGGCAAGTGAAACCAAACCTCTGCCCACATTCCCGGAacttcccctcaccccacccccttccctaCTGTAAGTCTTCTGGCTCTTACCCTCCTTCTCACGCCGCGGAACCAAATCCCTGCCAGACAAATAAAGGCCCTGGCTGCACTGGCCTCTTTCCCCCCCTCTCTAACAGCCAATTCCCACCAGTTACGGCGGAGCCTGCCTCCAGACG CAGAACCATGGATTTCAAAACCCCTGACCTGCTGGACATGTGTCTGGAACCTCCAGAAGATGTCTTCTCAACAGGATCTTTCCTGGAGCTGGGACTCCAAGGTCTACCTTCAGAGGTTCCAGTGACTAGGCTACAGGAACAGAGGCTGCAAGGCTGGGAGTGCAGTGTGGGCCACGGCTAT GGTCTTCAAGAGAGTGAGCCTGAAGATTTCCTGAAACTTTTCATTGACCCCAATCAAGTTTACTGCTCAGAAGCATCTCCTGGCAGTGACAGTGGAATCTCTGAGGATCCCGGCCATCCAGACAGTCCCCCTGCCCCCAAGCCACCCAGTTCCCCTGCCCTCTATGAGGTTGTCTATGAGGCAGGGACCCTGGAGAGGATGCAGGGGGAAGCCGGGCCAGCTGTAGGGCTCATCTCCATCCAGCTAG ATCAGTGGAGCACGCCATTTACAGTGCCTGATGCCTGCGTGGTCAGTGAGCTGCCTCCTGATGCTCACATCCTGCCCACAGCAGCTACTGTAAACTCAGCGCCTCCTGCAGCCCTG CTGCCCTGTCAAACCTTGTTCCTGACAGAAGAGGAGAAGCGGCTGCTGGGACAGGAAGGGGTTTCCCTACCCTCTCACCTGCCCCTCACCAAG GCAGAGGAGAGGGTTCTCAAGAAGGTCAGAAGGAAAATCCGTAATAAGCAGTCAGCTCAGGATAGCCGGCGGCGGAAAAAGGAGTACATTGATGGCCTAGAGAGCAG GGTGGCTGCCTGTGCTGCACAGAACCAGGAACTACAGAGAAAAGTCCAGGAGCTAGAGAGGCACAACAT ctccctggtgactcagctccGCCAGCTGCAGATGCTTATTGTTCAAACCTCCAACAAAGCTGCCCAGACTAGCACTTGTGTTCTG ATCCTTCTTTTCTCCTTGGCTCTCATCATCTTGCCCAGCTTCAGCCCCTTTCAGGGCCTGCCAGAAGCTGGGCCTGAGGATTACCAGCCTCATGGAG TGATTTCCAGAAACATCCTGACTCACAGGGACATGACAGAGAATCCTGAAAACGCAGTGGAAGAGTCCAGACTGGAGGGACCACCTGGGGCCAAGGGTGCAAACAGCTCCACAAGGACACCGCTTGAGAAGGTGGGAGGGATGGCAGGCCCCAGCAGGCACATCAGAACTGTGTTACATGCAGACGAAATGTGA
- the CREB3L4 gene encoding cyclic AMP-responsive element-binding protein 3-like protein 4 isoform X5, producing MRDPGRKKRCTVWGHQRARLAWQDWALRNSRTMDFKTPDLLDMCLEPPEDVFSTGSFLELGLQGLPSEVPVTRLQEQRLQGWECSVGHGYGLQESEPEDFLKLFIDPNQVYCSEASPGSDSGISEDPGHPDSPPAPKPPSSPALYEVVYEAGTLERMQGEAGPAVGLISIQLDQWSTPFTVPDACVVSELPPDAHILPTAATVNSAPPAALLPCQTLFLTEEEKRLLGQEGVSLPSHLPLTKAEERVLKKVRRKIRNKQSAQDSRRRKKEYIDGLESRVAACAAQNQELQRKVQELERHNISLVTQLRQLQMLIVQTSNKAAQTSTCVLILLFSLALIILPSFSPFQGLPEAGPEDYQPHGVISRNILTHRDMTENPENAVEESRLEGPPGAKGANSSTRTPLEKVGGMAGPSRHIRTVLHADEM from the exons ATGCGAGAtcctggaagaaagaaaaggtgtACTGTTTGGGGCCATCAACGAGCTAGGCTGGCTTGGCAGGACTGGGCTCTTCGAAACAG CAGAACCATGGATTTCAAAACCCCTGACCTGCTGGACATGTGTCTGGAACCTCCAGAAGATGTCTTCTCAACAGGATCTTTCCTGGAGCTGGGACTCCAAGGTCTACCTTCAGAGGTTCCAGTGACTAGGCTACAGGAACAGAGGCTGCAAGGCTGGGAGTGCAGTGTGGGCCACGGCTAT GGTCTTCAAGAGAGTGAGCCTGAAGATTTCCTGAAACTTTTCATTGACCCCAATCAAGTTTACTGCTCAGAAGCATCTCCTGGCAGTGACAGTGGAATCTCTGAGGATCCCGGCCATCCAGACAGTCCCCCTGCCCCCAAGCCACCCAGTTCCCCTGCCCTCTATGAGGTTGTCTATGAGGCAGGGACCCTGGAGAGGATGCAGGGGGAAGCCGGGCCAGCTGTAGGGCTCATCTCCATCCAGCTAG ATCAGTGGAGCACGCCATTTACAGTGCCTGATGCCTGCGTGGTCAGTGAGCTGCCTCCTGATGCTCACATCCTGCCCACAGCAGCTACTGTAAACTCAGCGCCTCCTGCAGCCCTG CTGCCCTGTCAAACCTTGTTCCTGACAGAAGAGGAGAAGCGGCTGCTGGGACAGGAAGGGGTTTCCCTACCCTCTCACCTGCCCCTCACCAAG GCAGAGGAGAGGGTTCTCAAGAAGGTCAGAAGGAAAATCCGTAATAAGCAGTCAGCTCAGGATAGCCGGCGGCGGAAAAAGGAGTACATTGATGGCCTAGAGAGCAG GGTGGCTGCCTGTGCTGCACAGAACCAGGAACTACAGAGAAAAGTCCAGGAGCTAGAGAGGCACAACAT ctccctggtgactcagctccGCCAGCTGCAGATGCTTATTGTTCAAACCTCCAACAAAGCTGCCCAGACTAGCACTTGTGTTCTG ATCCTTCTTTTCTCCTTGGCTCTCATCATCTTGCCCAGCTTCAGCCCCTTTCAGGGCCTGCCAGAAGCTGGGCCTGAGGATTACCAGCCTCATGGAG TGATTTCCAGAAACATCCTGACTCACAGGGACATGACAGAGAATCCTGAAAACGCAGTGGAAGAGTCCAGACTGGAGGGACCACCTGGGGCCAAGGGTGCAAACAGCTCCACAAGGACACCGCTTGAGAAGGTGGGAGGGATGGCAGGCCCCAGCAGGCACATCAGAACTGTGTTACATGCAGACGAAATGTGA
- the CREB3L4 gene encoding cyclic AMP-responsive element-binding protein 3-like protein 4 isoform X1, which translates to MDLDNPRLRDIPKSTRCLVIYSRPRFGVTWQVKPNLCPHSRNFPSPHPLPYCKSSGSYPPSHAAEPNPCQTNKGPGCTGLFPPLSNSQFPPVTAEPASRRRTMDFKTPDLLDMCLEPPEDVFSTGSFLELGLQGLPSEVPVTRLQEQRLQGWECSVGHGYGLQESEPEDFLKLFIDPNQVYCSEASPGSDSGISEDPGHPDSPPAPKPPSSPALYEVVYEAGTLERMQGEAGPAVGLISIQLDQWSTPFTVPDACVVSELPPDAHILPTAATVNSAPPAALQLPCQTLFLTEEEKRLLGQEGVSLPSHLPLTKAEERVLKKVRRKIRNKQSAQDSRRRKKEYIDGLESRVAACAAQNQELQRKVQELERHNISLVTQLRQLQMLIVQTSNKAAQTSTCVLILLFSLALIILPSFSPFQGLPEAGPEDYQPHGVISRNILTHRDMTENPENAVEESRLEGPPGAKGANSSTRTPLEKVGGMAGPSRHIRTVLHADEM; encoded by the exons ATGGATTTGGACAACCCACGATTACGCGACATTCCAAAGTCAACGCGCTGTCTGGTTATTTACTCCCGGCCTAGATTCGGAGTCACGTGGCAAGTGAAACCAAACCTCTGCCCACATTCCCGGAacttcccctcaccccacccccttccctaCTGTAAGTCTTCTGGCTCTTACCCTCCTTCTCACGCCGCGGAACCAAATCCCTGCCAGACAAATAAAGGCCCTGGCTGCACTGGCCTCTTTCCCCCCCTCTCTAACAGCCAATTCCCACCAGTTACGGCGGAGCCTGCCTCCAGACG CAGAACCATGGATTTCAAAACCCCTGACCTGCTGGACATGTGTCTGGAACCTCCAGAAGATGTCTTCTCAACAGGATCTTTCCTGGAGCTGGGACTCCAAGGTCTACCTTCAGAGGTTCCAGTGACTAGGCTACAGGAACAGAGGCTGCAAGGCTGGGAGTGCAGTGTGGGCCACGGCTAT GGTCTTCAAGAGAGTGAGCCTGAAGATTTCCTGAAACTTTTCATTGACCCCAATCAAGTTTACTGCTCAGAAGCATCTCCTGGCAGTGACAGTGGAATCTCTGAGGATCCCGGCCATCCAGACAGTCCCCCTGCCCCCAAGCCACCCAGTTCCCCTGCCCTCTATGAGGTTGTCTATGAGGCAGGGACCCTGGAGAGGATGCAGGGGGAAGCCGGGCCAGCTGTAGGGCTCATCTCCATCCAGCTAG ATCAGTGGAGCACGCCATTTACAGTGCCTGATGCCTGCGTGGTCAGTGAGCTGCCTCCTGATGCTCACATCCTGCCCACAGCAGCTACTGTAAACTCAGCGCCTCCTGCAGCCCTG CAGCTGCCCTGTCAAACCTTGTTCCTGACAGAAGAGGAGAAGCGGCTGCTGGGACAGGAAGGGGTTTCCCTACCCTCTCACCTGCCCCTCACCAAG GCAGAGGAGAGGGTTCTCAAGAAGGTCAGAAGGAAAATCCGTAATAAGCAGTCAGCTCAGGATAGCCGGCGGCGGAAAAAGGAGTACATTGATGGCCTAGAGAGCAG GGTGGCTGCCTGTGCTGCACAGAACCAGGAACTACAGAGAAAAGTCCAGGAGCTAGAGAGGCACAACAT ctccctggtgactcagctccGCCAGCTGCAGATGCTTATTGTTCAAACCTCCAACAAAGCTGCCCAGACTAGCACTTGTGTTCTG ATCCTTCTTTTCTCCTTGGCTCTCATCATCTTGCCCAGCTTCAGCCCCTTTCAGGGCCTGCCAGAAGCTGGGCCTGAGGATTACCAGCCTCATGGAG TGATTTCCAGAAACATCCTGACTCACAGGGACATGACAGAGAATCCTGAAAACGCAGTGGAAGAGTCCAGACTGGAGGGACCACCTGGGGCCAAGGGTGCAAACAGCTCCACAAGGACACCGCTTGAGAAGGTGGGAGGGATGGCAGGCCCCAGCAGGCACATCAGAACTGTGTTACATGCAGACGAAATGTGA
- the CREB3L4 gene encoding cyclic AMP-responsive element-binding protein 3-like protein 4 isoform X3 produces MDLDNPRLRDIPKSTRCLVIYSRPRFGVTWQVKPNLCPHSRNFPSPHPLPYCKSSGSYPPSHAAEPNPCQTNKGPGCTGLFPPLSNSQFPPVTAEPASRRTMDFKTPDLLDMCLEPPEDVFSTGSFLELGLQGLPSEVPVTRLQEQRLQGWECSVGHGYGLQESEPEDFLKLFIDPNQVYCSEASPGSDSGISEDPGHPDSPPAPKPPSSPALYEVVYEAGTLERMQGEAGPAVGLISIQLDQWSTPFTVPDACVVSELPPDAHILPTAATVNSAPPAALQLPCQTLFLTEEEKRLLGQEGVSLPSHLPLTKAEERVLKKVRRKIRNKQSAQDSRRRKKEYIDGLESRVAACAAQNQELQRKVQELERHNISLVTQLRQLQMLIVQTSNKAAQTSTCVLILLFSLALIILPSFSPFQGLPEAGPEDYQPHGVISRNILTHRDMTENPENAVEESRLEGPPGAKGANSSTRTPLEKVGGMAGPSRHIRTVLHADEM; encoded by the exons ATGGATTTGGACAACCCACGATTACGCGACATTCCAAAGTCAACGCGCTGTCTGGTTATTTACTCCCGGCCTAGATTCGGAGTCACGTGGCAAGTGAAACCAAACCTCTGCCCACATTCCCGGAacttcccctcaccccacccccttccctaCTGTAAGTCTTCTGGCTCTTACCCTCCTTCTCACGCCGCGGAACCAAATCCCTGCCAGACAAATAAAGGCCCTGGCTGCACTGGCCTCTTTCCCCCCCTCTCTAACAGCCAATTCCCACCAGTTACGGCGGAGCCTGCCTCCAGACG AACCATGGATTTCAAAACCCCTGACCTGCTGGACATGTGTCTGGAACCTCCAGAAGATGTCTTCTCAACAGGATCTTTCCTGGAGCTGGGACTCCAAGGTCTACCTTCAGAGGTTCCAGTGACTAGGCTACAGGAACAGAGGCTGCAAGGCTGGGAGTGCAGTGTGGGCCACGGCTAT GGTCTTCAAGAGAGTGAGCCTGAAGATTTCCTGAAACTTTTCATTGACCCCAATCAAGTTTACTGCTCAGAAGCATCTCCTGGCAGTGACAGTGGAATCTCTGAGGATCCCGGCCATCCAGACAGTCCCCCTGCCCCCAAGCCACCCAGTTCCCCTGCCCTCTATGAGGTTGTCTATGAGGCAGGGACCCTGGAGAGGATGCAGGGGGAAGCCGGGCCAGCTGTAGGGCTCATCTCCATCCAGCTAG ATCAGTGGAGCACGCCATTTACAGTGCCTGATGCCTGCGTGGTCAGTGAGCTGCCTCCTGATGCTCACATCCTGCCCACAGCAGCTACTGTAAACTCAGCGCCTCCTGCAGCCCTG CAGCTGCCCTGTCAAACCTTGTTCCTGACAGAAGAGGAGAAGCGGCTGCTGGGACAGGAAGGGGTTTCCCTACCCTCTCACCTGCCCCTCACCAAG GCAGAGGAGAGGGTTCTCAAGAAGGTCAGAAGGAAAATCCGTAATAAGCAGTCAGCTCAGGATAGCCGGCGGCGGAAAAAGGAGTACATTGATGGCCTAGAGAGCAG GGTGGCTGCCTGTGCTGCACAGAACCAGGAACTACAGAGAAAAGTCCAGGAGCTAGAGAGGCACAACAT ctccctggtgactcagctccGCCAGCTGCAGATGCTTATTGTTCAAACCTCCAACAAAGCTGCCCAGACTAGCACTTGTGTTCTG ATCCTTCTTTTCTCCTTGGCTCTCATCATCTTGCCCAGCTTCAGCCCCTTTCAGGGCCTGCCAGAAGCTGGGCCTGAGGATTACCAGCCTCATGGAG TGATTTCCAGAAACATCCTGACTCACAGGGACATGACAGAGAATCCTGAAAACGCAGTGGAAGAGTCCAGACTGGAGGGACCACCTGGGGCCAAGGGTGCAAACAGCTCCACAAGGACACCGCTTGAGAAGGTGGGAGGGATGGCAGGCCCCAGCAGGCACATCAGAACTGTGTTACATGCAGACGAAATGTGA
- the CREB3L4 gene encoding cyclic AMP-responsive element-binding protein 3-like protein 4 isoform X4: MRDPGRKKRCTVWGHQRARLAWQDWALRNSRTMDFKTPDLLDMCLEPPEDVFSTGSFLELGLQGLPSEVPVTRLQEQRLQGWECSVGHGYGLQESEPEDFLKLFIDPNQVYCSEASPGSDSGISEDPGHPDSPPAPKPPSSPALYEVVYEAGTLERMQGEAGPAVGLISIQLDQWSTPFTVPDACVVSELPPDAHILPTAATVNSAPPAALQLPCQTLFLTEEEKRLLGQEGVSLPSHLPLTKAEERVLKKVRRKIRNKQSAQDSRRRKKEYIDGLESRVAACAAQNQELQRKVQELERHNISLVTQLRQLQMLIVQTSNKAAQTSTCVLILLFSLALIILPSFSPFQGLPEAGPEDYQPHGVISRNILTHRDMTENPENAVEESRLEGPPGAKGANSSTRTPLEKVGGMAGPSRHIRTVLHADEM; encoded by the exons ATGCGAGAtcctggaagaaagaaaaggtgtACTGTTTGGGGCCATCAACGAGCTAGGCTGGCTTGGCAGGACTGGGCTCTTCGAAACAG CAGAACCATGGATTTCAAAACCCCTGACCTGCTGGACATGTGTCTGGAACCTCCAGAAGATGTCTTCTCAACAGGATCTTTCCTGGAGCTGGGACTCCAAGGTCTACCTTCAGAGGTTCCAGTGACTAGGCTACAGGAACAGAGGCTGCAAGGCTGGGAGTGCAGTGTGGGCCACGGCTAT GGTCTTCAAGAGAGTGAGCCTGAAGATTTCCTGAAACTTTTCATTGACCCCAATCAAGTTTACTGCTCAGAAGCATCTCCTGGCAGTGACAGTGGAATCTCTGAGGATCCCGGCCATCCAGACAGTCCCCCTGCCCCCAAGCCACCCAGTTCCCCTGCCCTCTATGAGGTTGTCTATGAGGCAGGGACCCTGGAGAGGATGCAGGGGGAAGCCGGGCCAGCTGTAGGGCTCATCTCCATCCAGCTAG ATCAGTGGAGCACGCCATTTACAGTGCCTGATGCCTGCGTGGTCAGTGAGCTGCCTCCTGATGCTCACATCCTGCCCACAGCAGCTACTGTAAACTCAGCGCCTCCTGCAGCCCTG CAGCTGCCCTGTCAAACCTTGTTCCTGACAGAAGAGGAGAAGCGGCTGCTGGGACAGGAAGGGGTTTCCCTACCCTCTCACCTGCCCCTCACCAAG GCAGAGGAGAGGGTTCTCAAGAAGGTCAGAAGGAAAATCCGTAATAAGCAGTCAGCTCAGGATAGCCGGCGGCGGAAAAAGGAGTACATTGATGGCCTAGAGAGCAG GGTGGCTGCCTGTGCTGCACAGAACCAGGAACTACAGAGAAAAGTCCAGGAGCTAGAGAGGCACAACAT ctccctggtgactcagctccGCCAGCTGCAGATGCTTATTGTTCAAACCTCCAACAAAGCTGCCCAGACTAGCACTTGTGTTCTG ATCCTTCTTTTCTCCTTGGCTCTCATCATCTTGCCCAGCTTCAGCCCCTTTCAGGGCCTGCCAGAAGCTGGGCCTGAGGATTACCAGCCTCATGGAG TGATTTCCAGAAACATCCTGACTCACAGGGACATGACAGAGAATCCTGAAAACGCAGTGGAAGAGTCCAGACTGGAGGGACCACCTGGGGCCAAGGGTGCAAACAGCTCCACAAGGACACCGCTTGAGAAGGTGGGAGGGATGGCAGGCCCCAGCAGGCACATCAGAACTGTGTTACATGCAGACGAAATGTGA
- the CREB3L4 gene encoding cyclic AMP-responsive element-binding protein 3-like protein 4 isoform X6: MRDPGRKKRCTVWGHQRARLAWQDWALRNRTMDFKTPDLLDMCLEPPEDVFSTGSFLELGLQGLPSEVPVTRLQEQRLQGWECSVGHGYGLQESEPEDFLKLFIDPNQVYCSEASPGSDSGISEDPGHPDSPPAPKPPSSPALYEVVYEAGTLERMQGEAGPAVGLISIQLDQWSTPFTVPDACVVSELPPDAHILPTAATVNSAPPAALQLPCQTLFLTEEEKRLLGQEGVSLPSHLPLTKAEERVLKKVRRKIRNKQSAQDSRRRKKEYIDGLESRVAACAAQNQELQRKVQELERHNISLVTQLRQLQMLIVQTSNKAAQTSTCVLILLFSLALIILPSFSPFQGLPEAGPEDYQPHGVISRNILTHRDMTENPENAVEESRLEGPPGAKGANSSTRTPLEKVGGMAGPSRHIRTVLHADEM; the protein is encoded by the exons ATGCGAGAtcctggaagaaagaaaaggtgtACTGTTTGGGGCCATCAACGAGCTAGGCTGGCTTGGCAGGACTGGGCTCTTCGAAACAG AACCATGGATTTCAAAACCCCTGACCTGCTGGACATGTGTCTGGAACCTCCAGAAGATGTCTTCTCAACAGGATCTTTCCTGGAGCTGGGACTCCAAGGTCTACCTTCAGAGGTTCCAGTGACTAGGCTACAGGAACAGAGGCTGCAAGGCTGGGAGTGCAGTGTGGGCCACGGCTAT GGTCTTCAAGAGAGTGAGCCTGAAGATTTCCTGAAACTTTTCATTGACCCCAATCAAGTTTACTGCTCAGAAGCATCTCCTGGCAGTGACAGTGGAATCTCTGAGGATCCCGGCCATCCAGACAGTCCCCCTGCCCCCAAGCCACCCAGTTCCCCTGCCCTCTATGAGGTTGTCTATGAGGCAGGGACCCTGGAGAGGATGCAGGGGGAAGCCGGGCCAGCTGTAGGGCTCATCTCCATCCAGCTAG ATCAGTGGAGCACGCCATTTACAGTGCCTGATGCCTGCGTGGTCAGTGAGCTGCCTCCTGATGCTCACATCCTGCCCACAGCAGCTACTGTAAACTCAGCGCCTCCTGCAGCCCTG CAGCTGCCCTGTCAAACCTTGTTCCTGACAGAAGAGGAGAAGCGGCTGCTGGGACAGGAAGGGGTTTCCCTACCCTCTCACCTGCCCCTCACCAAG GCAGAGGAGAGGGTTCTCAAGAAGGTCAGAAGGAAAATCCGTAATAAGCAGTCAGCTCAGGATAGCCGGCGGCGGAAAAAGGAGTACATTGATGGCCTAGAGAGCAG GGTGGCTGCCTGTGCTGCACAGAACCAGGAACTACAGAGAAAAGTCCAGGAGCTAGAGAGGCACAACAT ctccctggtgactcagctccGCCAGCTGCAGATGCTTATTGTTCAAACCTCCAACAAAGCTGCCCAGACTAGCACTTGTGTTCTG ATCCTTCTTTTCTCCTTGGCTCTCATCATCTTGCCCAGCTTCAGCCCCTTTCAGGGCCTGCCAGAAGCTGGGCCTGAGGATTACCAGCCTCATGGAG TGATTTCCAGAAACATCCTGACTCACAGGGACATGACAGAGAATCCTGAAAACGCAGTGGAAGAGTCCAGACTGGAGGGACCACCTGGGGCCAAGGGTGCAAACAGCTCCACAAGGACACCGCTTGAGAAGGTGGGAGGGATGGCAGGCCCCAGCAGGCACATCAGAACTGTGTTACATGCAGACGAAATGTGA
- the JTB gene encoding protein JTB precursor has protein sequence MPAGAGRRGLPQGHHLCWLLCAFTLRLCQAEAPVREEKLSVSTSNLPCWLVEEFVVAEECAPCSNFQAKTTPECGSTGYVEKITCSSSKRSEFKSCRSALMEQRLFWKFEGAVIGLALVFACLVIVRQRQLDRKALEKVRKQIESI, from the exons ATGCCAGCGGGCGCGGGGAGGCGTGGCCTCCCCCAGGGCCACCACCTCTGCTGGTTGCTCTGCGCTTTCACTTTAAGGCTCTG CCAAGCAGAGGCTCCCGTGCGGGAAGAGAAGCTGTCAG TGAGCACCTCAAATTTGCCGTGCTGGCTGGTGGAAGAGTTTGTGGTGGCCGAAGAGTGTGCTCCATGTTCTAATTTCCAGGCT AAAACCACCCCTGAGTGTGGTTCCACAGGATACGTGGAGAAAATAACATGCAGCTCATCTAAGAGGAGTGAGTTCAAAAG CTGCCGCTCAGCGCTAATGGAACAACGCTTATTCTGGAAATTTGAAGGGGCTGTCATAGGTCTGGCCTTGGTTTTTGCTTGCCTTGTCATCGTTCGTCAGCGACAACTGGACAGAAAGGCTCTGGAAAAGGTCCGGAAGCAAATTGAGTCCATATAG
- the CREB3L4 gene encoding cyclic AMP-responsive element-binding protein 3-like protein 4 isoform X7 — protein MDFKTPDLLDMCLEPPEDVFSTGSFLELGLQGLPSEVPVTRLQEQRLQGWECSVGHGYGLQESEPEDFLKLFIDPNQVYCSEASPGSDSGISEDPGHPDSPPAPKPPSSPALYEVVYEAGTLERMQGEAGPAVGLISIQLDQWSTPFTVPDACVVSELPPDAHILPTAATVNSAPPAALQLPCQTLFLTEEEKRLLGQEGVSLPSHLPLTKAEERVLKKVRRKIRNKQSAQDSRRRKKEYIDGLESRVAACAAQNQELQRKVQELERHNISLVTQLRQLQMLIVQTSNKAAQTSTCVLILLFSLALIILPSFSPFQGLPEAGPEDYQPHGVISRNILTHRDMTENPENAVEESRLEGPPGAKGANSSTRTPLEKVGGMAGPSRHIRTVLHADEM, from the exons ATGGATTTCAAAACCCCTGACCTGCTGGACATGTGTCTGGAACCTCCAGAAGATGTCTTCTCAACAGGATCTTTCCTGGAGCTGGGACTCCAAGGTCTACCTTCAGAGGTTCCAGTGACTAGGCTACAGGAACAGAGGCTGCAAGGCTGGGAGTGCAGTGTGGGCCACGGCTAT GGTCTTCAAGAGAGTGAGCCTGAAGATTTCCTGAAACTTTTCATTGACCCCAATCAAGTTTACTGCTCAGAAGCATCTCCTGGCAGTGACAGTGGAATCTCTGAGGATCCCGGCCATCCAGACAGTCCCCCTGCCCCCAAGCCACCCAGTTCCCCTGCCCTCTATGAGGTTGTCTATGAGGCAGGGACCCTGGAGAGGATGCAGGGGGAAGCCGGGCCAGCTGTAGGGCTCATCTCCATCCAGCTAG ATCAGTGGAGCACGCCATTTACAGTGCCTGATGCCTGCGTGGTCAGTGAGCTGCCTCCTGATGCTCACATCCTGCCCACAGCAGCTACTGTAAACTCAGCGCCTCCTGCAGCCCTG CAGCTGCCCTGTCAAACCTTGTTCCTGACAGAAGAGGAGAAGCGGCTGCTGGGACAGGAAGGGGTTTCCCTACCCTCTCACCTGCCCCTCACCAAG GCAGAGGAGAGGGTTCTCAAGAAGGTCAGAAGGAAAATCCGTAATAAGCAGTCAGCTCAGGATAGCCGGCGGCGGAAAAAGGAGTACATTGATGGCCTAGAGAGCAG GGTGGCTGCCTGTGCTGCACAGAACCAGGAACTACAGAGAAAAGTCCAGGAGCTAGAGAGGCACAACAT ctccctggtgactcagctccGCCAGCTGCAGATGCTTATTGTTCAAACCTCCAACAAAGCTGCCCAGACTAGCACTTGTGTTCTG ATCCTTCTTTTCTCCTTGGCTCTCATCATCTTGCCCAGCTTCAGCCCCTTTCAGGGCCTGCCAGAAGCTGGGCCTGAGGATTACCAGCCTCATGGAG TGATTTCCAGAAACATCCTGACTCACAGGGACATGACAGAGAATCCTGAAAACGCAGTGGAAGAGTCCAGACTGGAGGGACCACCTGGGGCCAAGGGTGCAAACAGCTCCACAAGGACACCGCTTGAGAAGGTGGGAGGGATGGCAGGCCCCAGCAGGCACATCAGAACTGTGTTACATGCAGACGAAATGTGA